Below is a genomic region from Gemmatimonadota bacterium.
GGGACGATGATGCGATTCTGCGTTGGAACGCCTGCGCCCGGCTCATCGCGATGAACCCCCATGTCCGAGCCGTCGAGGAGCAGGCGCAGGAGATACAGTTGGAGTGAGGGCGATTCCTCAGGTCATCTCCGGTTGATCCGCCACGCTCGGAATCCAGACGAGCGCCACTTCGCGGATGGAGATGTCGGACTTCTCGAGTCCCTCGGGAAGGCGTTCCACCTTCCGGGCCTTCGCGTCTGCCTCGCCGACGATCCGGTTCAGCTCGTCGGCGAGTTGGTCCTCGAGCTCTTCGATCTCCGCTTCCTTGCTCCCCGCCCGTTCCGCCGCGGTCTTCAGTCGCTCACCCGTTCGCACTGTCACGGAGCGCCGCGAAGCAAATCCTCCGAGCGAGCCCGCGCTCGCGCGCCCCCCGAAGAAGACGGAGAGGAGCTTTCCGGCCCCGGCCATGAGCTCCTGCTGCTTCCTCGCGCCGACATCCACCTCCAGCTCGCGTGCCCGACGCTCCGCGGTCGCGAGGGCGTCCTGCACGCGGCCGATTTTCGTTGCATGGCGGCCTCTGAGCTTCGCCGCCTCTCCGTTCGCCCACTCCTTCGCCGCACGTTCGCGGCGCATCGTGAAATCTGCCTCGCTCTCCCCGACCCGCGAGTAGAGCTTCAGCTCGGGGGTTCTTGAAGATCTCGATCGTCCTCTCCCGAAAGAGGTGCTCCTTCAGATCGGAGCCCAGCGTGCGAAAGTACGCCGCGTCCTTGATCGGGGCGGCGGGAATGGCGTAGCGCGCCCCTCGCCAGCTCTCCGATCTCGATTCCTTCGCGCCGCGCTTCGGCGGGATCCACCCAGGGCTCGAAGCCCTCGGTGCGGAGCTCCGGGAAGGCGAGGAGCAGATTCCCCATGTCCCCTTTGGGGTCCAGAACGAGGACTGGGATACCGCTCAGGATGGCCTCCTCGAGGAGGACGATCCCGAGCCCGGTCTTTCCCGACCCCGTCATCGCCGTGATGACGCCGTGGGTCGTGAGGTCGCGAGCCGGATGCAGGACGGGCGGCCCGGACCGCGCTCCCGAGGCCGGATCGATCAGCCCCCCCAGGTAGAACTTCCCTCGCTCCACGTCCATCCGGCCCCCGCCGCTCAGGACCGCTCTTGCGAAACCGATGGGTCCGGTCTCGAATGGGAAGGTCCCTTTCCCGCGGAACAAGCGCCCGAAGAAACTACTTGCCAGAGCCAGAGAGGGTAGTGCCAAACGCCGCACTCTCCGACTCCGATGAGGATCACCCCATGCCCCGACCTCTGGCCCACGCTACGCGTCTCTTCTCCTTTCTGTCCTTTCTTGCGCTCGCGTCGAGTCTCTCCGCGCAGGATGAGCCCCCCCTCGGCTTTGGAAATGTGGCCGAGGTCACCTACGTCATGACGAATGGCAACGCGACCTCGAGTACCCTCGGAATCAAGAATACCGCGACCCATCACTGGACGAGGAGCTCCTTTCAACTCGCGGTGGGCGCGGTCCGGGCC
It encodes:
- a CDS encoding DUF87 domain-containing protein translates to MRRLALPSLALASSFFGRLFRGKGTFPFETGPIGFARAVLSGGGRMDVERGKFYLGGLIDPASGARSGPPVLHPARDLTTHGVITAMTGSGKTGLGIVLLEEAILSGIPVLVLDPKGDMGNLLLAFPELRTEGFEPWVDPAEARREGIEIGELARGALRHSRRPDQGRGVLSHAGLRSEGAPLSGEDDRDLQEPPS